Proteins encoded within one genomic window of Micromonospora halotolerans:
- a CDS encoding endonuclease/exonuclease/phosphatase family protein, whose translation MLRAMTWNIRTGGRDRDGTDRRDRIVAVVADQRPDLLALQELRGLHRDGRLAELAQRMGMVPHLARSCFGQPVAVLVRPPLRVLRAGRVRRPFHHAAARVEVATADGPLTVFSAHLDPYSGGRRRMEADWLAVAVRRAGGGLTLLAGDLNTLEPAVDHRTRLAGLDPLHRRRHLRRDGHTVDTRAVARLLDAGLVDLWPHTGGGEPAGLTVPTRHGGAEFAGMRLDYLLATPALAATARAVRVVRGGDADSASDHYPVVADLALAPC comes from the coding sequence ATGCTGCGGGCGATGACCTGGAACATCCGGACCGGCGGGCGGGACCGCGACGGCACCGACCGCCGGGACCGGATCGTCGCGGTGGTCGCCGACCAGCGCCCCGACCTGCTGGCCCTGCAGGAGCTGCGCGGTCTGCACCGGGACGGCCGGCTGGCCGAACTGGCGCAGCGGATGGGCATGGTGCCGCACCTCGCCCGGTCCTGCTTCGGGCAGCCGGTGGCGGTGCTGGTCCGCCCGCCGCTGCGGGTGCTCCGCGCGGGCCGGGTACGCCGCCCGTTCCACCACGCCGCGGCCCGGGTCGAGGTGGCCACGGCGGACGGCCCGCTGACCGTGTTCAGCGCCCACCTGGACCCGTACTCCGGTGGGCGGCGGCGCATGGAGGCCGACTGGCTGGCGGTGGCCGTGCGGCGGGCCGGGGGAGGCCTGACCCTGCTCGCCGGTGACCTGAACACCCTGGAACCGGCCGTCGACCACCGCACCCGGCTCGCCGGCCTGGACCCCCTGCACCGGCGGCGTCACCTGCGCCGCGACGGCCATACCGTCGACACCCGCGCGGTGGCCCGGCTGCTCGACGCGGGCCTGGTCGACCTCTGGCCGCACACCGGCGGGGGCGAGCCGGCCGGGCTGACCGTGCCGACCCGGCACGGCGGGGCCGAGTTCGCCGGGATGCGGCTGGACTACCTGCTCGCCACCCCGGCGCTGGCCGCGACGGCACGCGCGGTCCGGGTGGTCCGCGGCGGCGACGCGGACAGCGCCTCGGACCACTACCCGGTCGTCGCCGACCTGGCGCTGGCGCCGTGCTGA
- a CDS encoding phosphatase PAP2 family protein — MTAVKEATRRPLGHFAERSVAGLLVVAGAGVGFGVLLMLVRFHWGPLYHADHEAAEWFNGLVAPHHPLVTVLQAVTDLGGRPVLIWLVTIAVVGLLIRRQSRLAVYLIITGVGGLILDPSLKALVGRLRPVVDVPVASAPGNSFPSGHALGSFVAYGALLLVFLPAVAPRWRKPAIAVAGLLVVLIGLTRIALGVHFVSDVLGGWLLGAAWLGVTAYAFRLWRRERGRPVPPLTEGLEPEAGEEITPAPAEEHVLEHPRSSVAELLVGWVLVFGALYAFGMYVSYHAKGTVFDTLDTEVPHWFADRRTDALTDLSWWWSKFGDTHAILLVSLVFCPIVLAIWRRWRPVLFVVLAMFGELSLFLASARVVERPRPPVENLDGQMPTSSFPSGHIAATICLWTAMAIIVLPRTDRWWRWLFVALAVIMPVGVATSRMYRGMHHPTDFMGAILLGALWLTLLWWVVRPNADVRDGNRPAIESEQVHELDDELARAGREE; from the coding sequence GTGACCGCGGTCAAGGAGGCGACGCGCCGCCCGCTCGGCCATTTCGCCGAGCGGAGCGTGGCGGGGCTGCTCGTCGTGGCCGGCGCGGGCGTCGGGTTCGGCGTGCTGCTCATGCTCGTCCGGTTCCACTGGGGCCCGCTCTACCACGCCGACCACGAGGCGGCCGAATGGTTCAACGGCCTCGTGGCGCCGCACCACCCGCTGGTCACCGTGCTCCAGGCGGTCACCGACCTGGGCGGGCGGCCCGTGCTGATCTGGCTGGTCACCATCGCGGTGGTCGGCCTGCTGATCCGCCGCCAGTCCCGGCTGGCCGTCTACCTGATCATCACCGGGGTGGGTGGGCTGATCCTCGACCCGTCGCTCAAGGCGCTGGTCGGCCGGCTGCGCCCGGTGGTGGACGTGCCGGTGGCCAGCGCCCCCGGCAACAGCTTCCCGAGCGGGCACGCGCTCGGCTCGTTCGTCGCGTACGGGGCGCTGCTGCTGGTGTTCCTGCCGGCGGTCGCGCCGCGCTGGCGTAAACCGGCCATTGCCGTCGCCGGCCTGCTGGTCGTCCTGATCGGGCTGACCCGGATCGCGCTGGGCGTGCACTTCGTCTCGGACGTGCTGGGCGGCTGGCTGCTCGGCGCGGCCTGGCTGGGCGTCACCGCGTACGCCTTCCGGCTGTGGCGGCGCGAGCGGGGCCGGCCGGTGCCGCCGCTGACCGAGGGCCTGGAGCCGGAGGCGGGGGAGGAGATCACGCCCGCCCCGGCCGAGGAGCACGTGCTGGAGCATCCCCGCTCGTCGGTGGCCGAACTGCTGGTCGGCTGGGTGCTCGTCTTCGGCGCCCTCTACGCGTTCGGCATGTACGTGAGCTACCACGCCAAGGGCACCGTCTTCGACACCCTGGACACCGAGGTGCCGCACTGGTTCGCCGACCGGCGCACCGACGCGCTCACCGACCTGAGCTGGTGGTGGAGCAAGTTCGGCGACACCCACGCCATCCTGCTGGTCTCCCTGGTGTTCTGCCCGATCGTGCTGGCGATCTGGCGGCGATGGCGACCGGTGCTGTTCGTGGTGCTGGCGATGTTCGGCGAACTGAGCCTGTTCCTGGCCAGCGCCCGGGTGGTCGAGCGGCCGCGCCCGCCGGTGGAGAACCTGGACGGGCAGATGCCCACCTCGTCGTTCCCGTCCGGGCACATCGCGGCGACCATCTGCCTCTGGACCGCCATGGCGATCATCGTGCTGCCCCGCACCGACCGCTGGTGGCGCTGGCTGTTCGTGGCCCTCGCCGTGATCATGCCGGTCGGGGTGGCCACCTCCCGGATGTACCGGGGCATGCACCACCCCACCGACTTCATGGGCGCGATCCTGCTCGGCGCGCTCTGGCTCACGCTGCTCTGGTGGGTGGTGCGCCCCAACGCGGACGTGCGCGACGGCAACCGGCCGGCCATCGAGTCGGAGCAGGTGCACGAGCTGGACGACGAGCTGGCCCGGGCCGGCCGCGAGGAGTGA
- a CDS encoding YihY/virulence factor BrkB family protein, giving the protein MSSTKLVPETRLMAQEELSADDAWHTLRRHGGWCLLRDAFIRFRYGDGFSHSRAFALQLCLAVVPFLIALTGLITDLGVDEGGKVVADTVLAITPGQSESMVQELLADTERTEDAGELALTLGLLTGLVALTTTMAQIERGANRIYGVERDRPALFKYLRAAVLALVAGVPALAGFLILVGGRAMGDSVRRHYEWGDFAHAAWDVIRWPLSLGLTVLAVAVLFRHAPRRKQPGLSWLFFGAGIATALWWLASLLLAAYVKYSGGFGQTYGALTGMMALLLWANLTGVALFGGLAFAAQLEAMRIGVEEPAQPDLWQPEAEREELVDTGDMTAL; this is encoded by the coding sequence ATGAGTAGCACCAAGCTCGTCCCCGAGACCCGGCTCATGGCGCAGGAGGAACTCTCCGCCGACGACGCCTGGCACACGCTGCGCCGCCACGGCGGCTGGTGCCTGCTCCGGGACGCCTTCATCCGGTTCCGCTACGGCGACGGCTTCAGCCACTCGCGGGCCTTCGCCCTGCAGCTCTGCCTCGCCGTGGTGCCGTTCCTCATCGCGCTCACCGGCCTGATCACCGACCTCGGCGTCGACGAGGGCGGCAAGGTGGTCGCCGACACCGTGCTGGCGATCACGCCGGGCCAGAGCGAGTCGATGGTGCAGGAACTGCTGGCCGACACCGAGCGCACCGAGGACGCCGGTGAGCTGGCGCTGACCCTCGGCCTGCTGACCGGCCTGGTCGCGCTCACCACCACCATGGCCCAGATCGAGCGGGGCGCGAACCGGATCTACGGCGTCGAGCGGGACCGCCCCGCCCTGTTCAAGTACCTGCGCGCGGCGGTCCTCGCGCTGGTCGCCGGCGTGCCCGCGCTGGCCGGGTTCCTGATCCTGGTGGGCGGCCGGGCCATGGGCGACTCGGTACGGCGGCACTACGAGTGGGGCGACTTCGCCCACGCGGCCTGGGACGTGATCCGCTGGCCGCTCAGCCTCGGCCTGACCGTGCTCGCCGTCGCGGTGCTGTTCCGGCACGCGCCCCGGCGCAAGCAGCCCGGCCTGTCCTGGCTCTTCTTCGGCGCCGGCATCGCCACGGCGCTCTGGTGGCTGGCCAGCCTGCTGCTCGCCGCCTACGTGAAGTACAGCGGCGGATTCGGGCAGACGTACGGCGCCCTGACCGGGATGATGGCCCTGCTGCTCTGGGCCAACCTGACCGGGGTGGCGCTCTTCGGCGGGCTGGCGTTCGCCGCCCAGCTGGAGGCGATGCGGATCGGCGTGGAGGAGCCCGCCCAGCCCGACCTCTGGCAGCCGGAGGCCGAGCGCGAGGAGCTCGTCGACACCGGGGACATGACCGCCCTCTGA
- a CDS encoding diacylglycerol/lipid kinase family protein: MDGGDEKRPLTADNKAPRSAVVVNPVKVTDLDEFRRTVDDALAAAGWPEPAWYETTVEDPGRGQTEAAVEGGAEVVFACGGDGTVMACVTALAGTDVALAVLPQGTGNLLAANLGLSGDLAAGLEVAVERGVRRLDVGAVGDRCFAVMAGMGFDAQMLDSTSETTKKRFGWPAYVVGAAKHLRDRPMRVSIRIDGGPPLRRRARSVLVGNVGRLQGGVRLLTDAEPDDGWLDVAVLTPRTLGHWLALGWAVLRRRGSVPRMEVFRGRRVEITSNRAQPRQLDGDLIEPGRSLKAEIRPGSLWLCVPRPAGHPDLSVDADAAAQRGERLVEEVRHE, translated from the coding sequence GTGGACGGTGGAGACGAGAAGCGCCCGTTGACCGCGGACAACAAGGCACCACGCTCGGCCGTGGTGGTCAACCCGGTCAAGGTGACCGATCTCGACGAGTTCCGCCGGACGGTGGACGACGCCCTCGCCGCCGCCGGCTGGCCGGAGCCCGCCTGGTACGAGACGACGGTGGAGGACCCGGGGCGGGGCCAGACCGAGGCGGCCGTCGAGGGCGGCGCCGAGGTGGTCTTCGCCTGCGGCGGGGACGGCACCGTGATGGCCTGCGTGACCGCGCTGGCCGGCACCGACGTGGCCCTCGCCGTGCTGCCCCAGGGCACCGGCAACCTGCTCGCCGCCAACCTCGGCCTCTCCGGCGACCTCGCCGCCGGGCTGGAGGTCGCCGTCGAGCGGGGCGTCCGCCGGCTCGACGTGGGCGCGGTCGGCGACCGGTGCTTCGCCGTGATGGCCGGGATGGGCTTCGACGCGCAGATGCTCGACTCCACCTCCGAGACGACCAAGAAGCGGTTCGGCTGGCCGGCCTACGTGGTGGGAGCGGCCAAGCACCTGCGGGACCGACCCATGCGGGTCTCCATCCGGATCGACGGCGGGCCGCCGCTGCGCCGGCGGGCCCGCTCGGTCCTGGTCGGCAACGTCGGCCGGCTCCAGGGCGGGGTACGCCTGCTCACCGACGCCGAGCCGGACGACGGCTGGCTCGACGTGGCGGTGCTGACCCCGCGGACCCTCGGCCACTGGCTCGCCCTCGGCTGGGCGGTGCTGCGGCGGCGGGGCAGCGTGCCCCGGATGGAGGTGTTCCGCGGCCGCAGGGTCGAGATCACCAGCAACCGGGCCCAGCCGCGGCAGCTCGACGGCGACCTCATCGAGCCCGGCCGGTCGCTCAAGGCCGAGATCCGGCCCGGGTCGCTCTGGCTCTGCGTGCCGCGGCCGGCGGGCCACCCGGACCTGTCGGTCGACGCCGACGCCGCCGCCCAGCGGGGCGAACGGCTGGTCGAGGAGGTCCGCCATGAGTAG
- a CDS encoding HTH domain-containing protein has translation MSQATELAAAAGSTDPKVGLRAVLALRRLLERLEVVQVDNARRQGWSWQEIADALEVSRQAVHKKHAGRPAVRGSWEA, from the coding sequence ATGAGTCAGGCGACGGAACTCGCGGCGGCGGCCGGCAGCACCGACCCGAAGGTCGGGCTGCGGGCCGTGCTCGCCCTGCGCCGGCTGCTCGAACGGCTGGAGGTGGTCCAGGTGGACAACGCCCGACGGCAGGGCTGGTCCTGGCAGGAGATCGCCGACGCCCTCGAGGTCAGCCGGCAGGCGGTCCACAAGAAGCACGCCGGGCGACCGGCGGTCCGCGGAAGCTGGGAGGCGTGA
- a CDS encoding PP2C family protein-serine/threonine phosphatase: protein MFRRRPLDQPVQATRRLTVGRLTLEIAGGSVVGHRYAENFDVLHVDPELPLAAVADGMGDGEGSRVAGTTAMTTFVAQVRAGWPAVDAARLRAATAETQLRVRRAGAGLAGLTGCTLTALIAEPDGGQGWLVQLGDSRAYRLRDGLLELVTVDHTMAWLGLLHGWWPPDSPEAARARYQLLRYVGHPDKPEPDLLAVPLRSGDTWLLCTDGVSDQLGYHRLRDLLSARRDPARTAQALLAASLTEGGEDNATAVIVRVHPTLPGPR, encoded by the coding sequence GTGTTCCGCCGCCGCCCGCTGGATCAGCCCGTCCAGGCCACCCGCCGGCTGACCGTCGGCCGGCTCACCCTGGAGATCGCCGGGGGCAGCGTGGTCGGGCACCGCTACGCGGAGAACTTCGACGTGCTGCACGTCGACCCGGAGCTGCCGCTGGCCGCGGTCGCCGACGGCATGGGCGACGGCGAGGGCAGCCGGGTCGCCGGCACCACTGCCATGACCACCTTCGTGGCGCAGGTCCGCGCCGGCTGGCCGGCCGTCGACGCCGCCCGCCTGCGCGCCGCGACGGCCGAGACCCAGCTCCGGGTGCGCCGGGCCGGGGCGGGACTCGCCGGGCTGACCGGCTGCACGCTCACCGCCCTGATCGCCGAGCCCGACGGCGGGCAGGGCTGGCTGGTCCAGCTCGGCGACTCGCGGGCGTACCGGCTGCGCGACGGCCTGCTGGAACTGGTGACCGTCGACCACACCATGGCCTGGCTCGGCCTGCTGCACGGGTGGTGGCCGCCCGACTCGCCGGAGGCGGCCCGGGCCCGCTACCAGTTGCTGCGCTACGTCGGCCACCCGGACAAGCCCGAGCCGGACCTGCTCGCCGTGCCGCTGCGCAGCGGGGACACCTGGCTGCTCTGCACCGACGGGGTGAGCGACCAGCTCGGCTACCACCGGCTGCGCGACCTGCTCTCCGCACGCCGCGACCCGGCCCGGACCGCGCAGGCCCTGCTCGCCGCCAGCCTGACCGAGGGCGGCGAGGACAACGCCACCGCCGTGATCGTCCGCGTCCATCCCACCCTGCCCGGTCCCCGCTGA
- a CDS encoding universal stress protein, whose protein sequence is MPAPTHGAVVVGVGSSAEDLQLVRTAAGEAAAHDRPLHLLHAFNWAAALESFSVSGPRAAAEDLLEKAARVAAEAAPAVPVTDEIVEGDPIEALVRASDSAFLLAVGDGGVAGCPSCVPANAPSVQLAARAGCPVLVGRAEPPPQGPLLVGFDGSESSRATLAYALDCAEGRGARLLAIRVLEPDEHPDGDDGLLDEAVARYGSRHPRVAVECHTIRGDPGAVLVEQSRSAQVALVGARGDEPLRGMLGAVSQTLLYHSPAPVIVVRGLDPDDEDGP, encoded by the coding sequence ATGCCCGCACCCACCCACGGCGCGGTGGTGGTCGGCGTGGGCAGCTCGGCGGAGGACCTCCAGCTGGTCCGGACGGCCGCCGGGGAGGCCGCCGCGCACGACCGGCCGCTGCACCTGCTGCACGCCTTCAACTGGGCGGCGGCCCTGGAGTCGTTCTCGGTGAGCGGCCCGCGCGCCGCCGCCGAGGACCTGCTGGAAAAGGCCGCGCGGGTCGCCGCCGAGGCCGCGCCCGCGGTGCCGGTGACCGACGAGATCGTCGAGGGCGACCCGATCGAGGCGCTGGTCCGGGCCTCCGACTCGGCGTTCCTGCTGGCGGTCGGTGACGGCGGCGTGGCCGGATGCCCGTCCTGCGTACCGGCCAACGCGCCGTCCGTGCAGCTCGCCGCCCGGGCCGGCTGCCCGGTGCTGGTCGGCCGGGCCGAGCCGCCCCCGCAGGGGCCGCTGCTGGTCGGGTTCGACGGGTCGGAGAGCTCCCGCGCCACCCTGGCGTACGCCCTCGACTGCGCCGAGGGCCGGGGCGCCCGGCTGCTCGCCATCCGGGTGCTGGAGCCCGACGAGCACCCCGACGGCGACGACGGCCTGCTCGACGAGGCCGTCGCCCGGTACGGCAGCCGGCATCCCCGGGTGGCCGTCGAGTGCCACACGATCCGCGGCGACCCCGGTGCCGTCCTCGTCGAACAGTCCCGTTCGGCACAGGTGGCGCTGGTCGGGGCGCGCGGCGACGAGCCGCTGCGGGGCATGCTGGGCGCGGTCAGCCAGACGTTGCTCTACCACTCGCCGGCCCCGGTGATCGTCGTTCGTGGACTCGACCCGGACGACGAGGACGGGCCGTGA
- a CDS encoding phosphoketolase family protein, with protein MDTALDVHSPLTEDELRRLDAYWRAANYLTVGQIYLLDNPLLREPLKPEHIKPRLLGHWGTSPGLNLLYTHLNRIIVGRDLSAIFITGPGHGGPALVANTWLEGTYSELYHHIARDETGMQRLFRQFSFPGGIPSHVAPEVPGSIHEGGELGYSLSHAYGAAFDNPDLLVACVIGDGEAETGPLAGSWLSNVFLNPARDGAVLPILHLNGYKIANPTVLDRIPAEDLLDQMRGFGYQPYVVEGDDPARVHQALAATLDRAVDEIAEIQRRARSGGEVERPRWPMIILRTPKGWTGPADVDGKQVEGTFRAHQVPIDGVRDNPAHLAELERWLRSYRPEELFDATGAPVAELVDLPPRGDRRMSANPVANGGLLLRDLELPDFRDYAVDVKEPGSPMAGATGALGPWIRDVITRNPQSFRLFGPDEIASNRLGAAFEVTDRAFVGSRLPGDDHLSPDGRVMEVLSEHLCQGWLEGYLLTGRHGIFTSYEAFIHIVDSMVNQHAKWLKVTRQIPWRAPVASLNYLLSSHVWRQDHNGFSHQDPGFIDHVVNKKAEVVRVYLPPDGNTLLSTMDHCLRSRQYINVVVAGKQPAPNWLTMDEAIQHTRRGLGIWDWASTDDGSEPDVVLACAGDVPTLETLATADLLRQHLPDLKVRVVNVVDLMRLQPPSEHPHGLPDSEFDTIFTRDKPVIFAYHGYPWLIHRLTYRRTNHDNLHVRGYKEEGTTTTPFDMVMLNDLDRFHLVIDVIDRLPGLRSRAAHLRQEMVDLRQSCRDYTRQHGEDDPRVAEWRWIRETEPGMRGGQ; from the coding sequence ATGGACACCGCGCTGGACGTGCACAGCCCACTGACCGAGGACGAGCTGCGCCGGCTCGACGCCTACTGGCGGGCGGCGAACTACCTCACCGTCGGGCAGATCTACCTGCTCGACAACCCGCTGCTACGTGAGCCCCTGAAGCCCGAGCACATCAAGCCTCGGCTGCTGGGGCACTGGGGCACGAGCCCCGGCCTCAACCTCCTCTACACGCACCTCAACCGGATCATCGTCGGCCGCGACCTGTCCGCCATCTTCATCACCGGCCCGGGCCACGGCGGCCCCGCCCTGGTGGCGAACACCTGGCTGGAGGGCACCTACAGCGAGCTCTACCACCACATCGCCCGCGACGAGACCGGCATGCAGCGGCTGTTCCGCCAGTTCTCCTTCCCCGGCGGCATCCCCAGCCACGTGGCGCCGGAGGTGCCGGGTTCCATCCACGAGGGCGGCGAGCTCGGCTACTCGCTGAGCCACGCGTACGGCGCCGCGTTCGACAATCCGGACCTGCTGGTCGCCTGTGTGATCGGCGACGGCGAGGCGGAGACCGGGCCGCTGGCCGGGAGCTGGCTGTCCAACGTCTTCCTCAACCCGGCCCGGGACGGGGCGGTGCTGCCGATCCTGCACCTCAACGGCTACAAGATCGCCAACCCGACGGTGCTCGACCGGATCCCCGCCGAGGACCTGCTCGACCAGATGCGCGGCTTCGGCTACCAGCCGTACGTCGTCGAGGGCGACGACCCGGCCCGGGTGCACCAGGCCCTCGCCGCCACGCTGGACCGGGCGGTCGACGAGATCGCCGAGATCCAGCGCCGGGCCCGCTCCGGCGGCGAGGTCGAGCGCCCCCGCTGGCCCATGATCATCCTCCGTACGCCGAAGGGCTGGACCGGGCCGGCGGACGTCGACGGCAAGCAGGTCGAGGGCACGTTCCGCGCCCACCAGGTGCCGATCGACGGGGTCCGCGACAACCCGGCACACCTGGCCGAGCTGGAGCGGTGGCTGCGCAGCTACCGGCCGGAGGAGCTGTTCGACGCCACCGGCGCGCCGGTCGCCGAGCTGGTCGACCTGCCGCCGCGGGGCGACCGGCGGATGAGCGCCAACCCGGTGGCCAACGGCGGGCTCCTGCTGCGCGACCTGGAGCTGCCGGACTTCCGCGACTACGCGGTCGACGTCAAGGAGCCGGGCTCGCCGATGGCCGGCGCCACCGGCGCGCTGGGCCCGTGGATCCGGGACGTGATCACCCGCAACCCGCAGTCCTTCCGCCTGTTCGGCCCCGACGAGATCGCCTCGAACCGGCTGGGCGCCGCCTTCGAGGTCACCGACCGCGCGTTCGTCGGCAGCCGGCTCCCCGGCGACGACCACCTCTCCCCCGACGGCCGGGTCATGGAGGTGCTCTCCGAGCACCTGTGCCAGGGCTGGCTGGAGGGCTACCTGCTGACCGGGCGGCACGGCATCTTCACCAGCTACGAGGCGTTCATCCACATCGTCGACTCGATGGTCAACCAGCACGCCAAGTGGCTCAAGGTGACCCGGCAGATCCCGTGGCGGGCCCCGGTGGCCTCGCTGAACTACCTGCTCTCCAGCCACGTCTGGCGGCAGGACCACAACGGCTTCTCCCACCAGGACCCCGGCTTCATCGACCACGTGGTCAACAAGAAGGCCGAGGTGGTGCGGGTCTACCTGCCGCCGGACGGCAACACCCTGCTCTCCACCATGGACCACTGCCTGCGCAGCCGGCAGTACATCAACGTCGTGGTGGCCGGGAAGCAGCCGGCGCCCAACTGGCTGACCATGGACGAGGCGATCCAGCACACCCGCCGCGGGCTGGGCATCTGGGACTGGGCCAGCACCGACGACGGCAGCGAGCCCGACGTGGTGCTCGCCTGCGCCGGCGACGTGCCGACCCTGGAGACCCTGGCCACGGCCGACCTGCTCCGCCAGCACCTGCCCGACCTGAAGGTCCGGGTGGTCAACGTGGTCGACCTGATGCGCCTGCAGCCGCCCTCGGAACACCCGCACGGCCTGCCGGACAGCGAGTTCGACACGATCTTCACCCGCGACAAGCCGGTCATCTTCGCCTACCACGGCTACCCGTGGCTGATCCACCGGCTCACCTACCGCCGCACCAACCACGACAACCTGCACGTCCGCGGCTACAAGGAGGAGGGCACCACCACCACGCCGTTCGACATGGTGATGCTCAACGACCTGGACCGCTTCCACCTGGTCATCGACGTCATCGACCGGCTGCCCGGGCTGCGCTCGCGGGCCGCCCACCTGCGCCAGGAGATGGTGGACCTCCGGCAGTCCTGCCGCGACTACACCCGCCAGCACGGCGAGGACGACCCCCGGGTCGCCGAGTGGCGCTGGATCCGGGAGACCGAACCAGGTATGCGGGGTGGACAGTGA
- a CDS encoding universal stress protein, with amino-acid sequence MSGDEILVGYDGSADASVALDWALDEAGRSGRPVRLAYVFEWLTVAGWIGPGVAPGVWPDETARRQVEELVHRAAADAAADRPGLTVRGEVFDGPPALVLQERSAEVAMLVLGSRGHGGFGGLLAGSTAVSVSAHAHCPVIVVRDGRPVTSGPVVVGADGSASSVQALGFAVERAAQRDVPVRALRVWEPPAEGRVPPGFDPEEAAATERAAVEADLAPWRESFPDVPVEVLANPGNPAALLVEESRTAQLVVVGSRGRGGLRGMLLGSVSQQLIHHAQCPVAVVRER; translated from the coding sequence GTGAGCGGCGACGAGATCCTGGTCGGCTACGACGGCTCCGCCGACGCGTCCGTGGCCCTGGACTGGGCGCTGGACGAGGCGGGCCGCTCGGGCCGGCCGGTGCGGCTCGCGTACGTCTTCGAGTGGTTGACGGTGGCCGGCTGGATCGGGCCCGGGGTCGCCCCCGGGGTCTGGCCCGACGAGACCGCCCGGCGGCAGGTCGAGGAACTGGTCCATCGGGCGGCGGCGGACGCTGCCGCCGACCGGCCCGGGCTGACCGTGCGGGGCGAGGTGTTCGACGGCCCGCCCGCGCTGGTCCTCCAGGAGCGCTCCGCCGAGGTGGCCATGCTGGTGCTGGGCAGCCGGGGCCACGGCGGGTTCGGCGGGCTGCTCGCCGGCTCCACCGCCGTGTCCGTCAGTGCCCACGCGCACTGCCCGGTCATCGTGGTCCGGGACGGCCGGCCCGTCACCTCCGGGCCCGTGGTGGTCGGCGCGGACGGCTCGGCGTCCTCGGTGCAGGCGCTCGGCTTCGCGGTGGAACGGGCCGCGCAGCGGGACGTGCCCGTGCGGGCGCTGCGGGTGTGGGAGCCGCCCGCCGAGGGGCGGGTGCCGCCGGGCTTCGACCCGGAGGAGGCCGCCGCCACCGAGCGGGCGGCCGTCGAGGCCGACCTGGCCCCCTGGCGGGAGTCCTTCCCGGACGTGCCGGTCGAGGTGCTGGCGAACCCGGGCAACCCCGCCGCGCTGCTGGTGGAGGAGAGCCGGACGGCGCAGCTCGTGGTGGTCGGCAGCCGGGGCCGGGGCGGGCTGCGCGGGATGCTGCTCGGCTCGGTCAGCCAGCAGCTCATCCACCACGCCCAGTGCCCGGTCGCCGTGGTCCGCGAACGCTGA
- a CDS encoding Acg family FMN-binding oxidoreductase has translation MSHETPATDRPLTTALAEAAGMAGHAPSVHNTQPWHWTVLPDALELRVVRERHLSALDPEGRLLVLSCGVALHHARVALAAEGWTPVVERLPDPGQPELLARLTGFKPTGSDPDAMRTVQCMQVRHTDRRPVSDEPVPTDVLGEIDRAATREGVNLQVLDDDQKIELAAAAQRAAAVEKGNPDLQEELAYWTSRAAAGTGLPPEVLPERAPQTTVPARDFGPGGTLPVGEGHDRAAVYGILWGTDDEPDSWLRAGEALSAAWLTATRHGVSVVPLSGVVEVESTRQTLRQMLSGLGFPYISMRLGLADPTHAGPPHTPRLEIAQTVDTSAVRDQLS, from the coding sequence ATGAGCCACGAGACGCCGGCTACGGACCGTCCGCTGACCACCGCGCTCGCGGAGGCCGCCGGGATGGCCGGCCACGCTCCCTCGGTGCACAACACGCAGCCGTGGCACTGGACGGTGCTGCCCGACGCGCTGGAGCTGCGCGTGGTCCGGGAGCGTCACCTCAGCGCCCTGGACCCGGAGGGCCGGCTGCTGGTGCTGAGCTGTGGCGTCGCCCTGCACCACGCCCGGGTGGCACTGGCCGCCGAGGGGTGGACGCCGGTGGTGGAGCGCCTGCCCGATCCCGGCCAGCCCGAGCTGCTCGCCCGGCTGACCGGATTCAAGCCCACCGGCAGCGATCCGGACGCCATGCGCACGGTCCAGTGCATGCAGGTCCGGCACACCGACCGCCGGCCGGTCAGCGACGAGCCGGTCCCGACCGACGTGCTGGGCGAGATCGACCGGGCGGCCACCCGGGAGGGCGTCAACCTGCAGGTGCTGGACGACGACCAGAAGATCGAGCTGGCCGCCGCCGCGCAGCGGGCCGCCGCGGTCGAGAAGGGCAACCCGGACCTGCAGGAGGAGCTGGCCTACTGGACCAGCCGGGCCGCCGCCGGCACCGGGCTGCCGCCGGAGGTGCTGCCGGAGCGGGCCCCCCAGACCACCGTTCCGGCCCGCGACTTCGGCCCCGGCGGCACCCTCCCGGTGGGTGAGGGGCATGACCGGGCCGCCGTCTACGGGATCCTCTGGGGCACCGACGACGAGCCGGACAGCTGGCTGCGCGCCGGCGAGGCGCTCTCCGCCGCCTGGCTCACCGCCACCCGGCACGGCGTGTCCGTGGTGCCGCTGTCCGGCGTGGTGGAGGTCGAGAGCACCCGCCAGACGCTCCGGCAGATGCTGTCCGGCCTCGGCTTCCCGTACATCTCGATGCGCCTCGGCCTGGCCGACCCGACGCACGCCGGCCCCCCGCACACCCCGCGGCTGGAGATCGCGCAGACCGTCGACACCTCCGCGGTGCGCGACCAGCTCTCCTGA